The genomic stretch GCGTTATTATCCGACTGAGGCCCGAGCTACCGGTTCCGGCTGGATGCATGGCATTGGGCGCATGGGGGCCATCATGAGTGCGTTTGCCGGTGCTCAAGTGGTCAGTATGGGGTGGGGATTGAGCGCTATGTTCACTATTCTTGCCATTCCGGCGCTACTGACATCGCTGATGATCTTCGCTAAGGGGCAGTTTGGCCATAATCGTCCCCCTATCGCAGAATTGAGTTATTAGCGTTGAGCTATTTTAGTTTAGCGTTGAACAATTAATGTATTCACGCCCGGTCAGCCGGGCGTTTTTGTTATAAGACGAAGCCAAAAATGTTACCGGCTACGTTTTGAATGCCTCTCGCGGTTATCCTGTCGGGCTTGCTCTGATTTTCTCAGCGACACATAACAGGCACCAGTACCACCATGAAATGGCTGAGCAACACAGCATGCCTGTACCGCATCAAACTGCTGCAACCAGCGCAACAGGTAGTTACGCACCACATTGGCATGCGACTTATCGTGGCGACTTTTTCCGTGAATGATCAGCAAATTGCGTAAATTCTCCTGCTGTGCCCGTAACATGAATGCGAACAAATTCTGTCGACAGGTTTCGATGGGTTGTCGCAACAAATTCAGGCTGGCATCCAGCGCATATTTTCCCTGGCGTAATTTGTCCACCACCCCTTGCTGGATGCCTTCTCTTTTGAACTCCAATGGTGTGTCACACGAAACCAGATCCAAAAATCCAGTAATCAGGAAATTATCCAGCTCGGGTTCTTGCATACGATGAGGCGTCACATTCGGGAAAGAGGACTTCAGGTGAACGACGGTTGAGGACGGCTTGAGCGGTTTGACATCGTCCATGGCGTTAAGGAATAGGGCTTTTTCGTCAGGAGTCATTGTGTCACTCGCAATAATCTACTTAACTACGCCCCTACTATAACCAGAGCGCCATCAAATATCACCCAGTAAACGGAAACGCGGCGAGTTTCCTCACCGCGTAAATAGTAGTGTGACTGCTACTGGACCTATACAGCCAAATAATCAGGCTGCCCTCACGATATAGCTAAAGGCGATATTGCGGGGGCGGTTTTCGTTGGCTGTCGGGACGACCCTAGATGCATCGAATGCAAAATCATCAGATAGGTTCACGCTTGAATACGATGTTGCCGATACCCCGCTGCGTGTACCGTAGTCATAGAATGCGCCTACAAATGCATCAAAAAACACACTACCACCGCTTATAGCACCGGTTATATTTCGGATGGCATCTCCCTGTATTGACAGTAATGATCGCCCCGCATCCACCCCACGCCCATCATCCCAGCCACGAATAAACTCGCCGCGCAGGTCCGGTAACACCCCGCCGGGGTAGACTTGTGCCAGTTTCGGGAAGGCGTTTTTGTCGAAAGCCTGACCGTTGCATTTGAGCCAGCCAGCAGGCGGCGTCGCCTGTGGCCAGGGCAACGGAATANNNNNNNNNNNNNNNNNNNNNNNNNNNNNNNNNNNNNNNNNNNNNNNNNNNNNNNNNNNNNNNNNNNNNNNNNNNNNNNNNNNNNNNNNNNNNNNNNNNNAAAAGCCGATTTATCGGCGATATCGGCGCCGTTTTGCTCTTTGAGCAAGGCGGTGTTTTTGACAAATGCGGTGGTGGCCAGTTGGGTGGAGTTTGTGCTTTTGTCTGCCGTCGGGGCACTGGGCACGCCAGTCAGTGCAGGGCTGTTGAGCGGTGCATACTGTGGGTGAGGGTTGGCGGCGGTGATATGTGCGTTGAGCTGGCTATCGGCGTACGCTTTTACCTCAATCGCTTTATCGTCAACGTATTGTCGTGTTGCCAGCACGACCGCCGGGTCGATTTTCAGGGTGATGGCGTCAGCGCTATTCACAATCAGGATCATGCGGACGGTTTGCACCCGGCCCGAACCTTCTTGCAACTGCGGTTTATAGGTGTCGGCGCAGTTTGCTACGGCAATCAGGTCGCCGTCGCTGTCATACAGGCCGATTTCGCGAATCCACCAGCCGCCTTCAGTTTCAGGGATAACCTGCTCGGCAATGATTTGGTTCGTGTTTTGGGGATCGACACTCAGTGCATTGAGCGGCGCACGACGTTTCTCGTTGACCAACTTGGTTTGGGCTGGCGTTGGGGTTGGCAGGCTGCCGCCGCCATCGCCCACGGCCATTTGCGTGATAGCCAGATGGCTACCCAACGCGGTGGCGTTGGCCAACTTCGCCGCGCCGATATTCGTCAGTAAAGCAAAGTATTTTGTACTCATGCAGATTACTCATACGGTTAACAGGGTAGGATGCCGTTGTGGCATCGGGGATGCTGGGGTGCTGACTGGTGATAGCCAGCCGGCTGAACCCCGGCTGTGATTGCGTCACGGTAGTATGCGAGAGTGTCTGCCAGGCCGCATCTGGTGGGTGTTGGCGCAAGGCGCAGACAACATCGGGGAGGGGGACATAAAAAAAGCCAGCGCAGGCTGGCTTGGCGAGGAGCGTGGATTAACCGCCGACGTTCAGGTCGTCAATCAGATGAATCGCACCACCGGTGAATTCTTCGCCCGAAATACTGATGGTTTCCGGGAAGTAGGGGTAGATGGTTAACTCGTCACCGCTGTAAGAGCTGGCGCCCAGCGAGACGGTACCTTGCGTATCCAGATTGATATTCAGCCCTAACATCTGACGGCTGACGGGTTTGGCATCGGCAATCAGGCGTTCCAGTTCCTGAAAGGACTCCTCGGTAATGCCCGATTCCTGGATGCCGATATCCAGCCGGAAGGTGCCGGGAACGTCGCCGGTTTGCCACCACTCTTTGATGCGAATCAGGTAACCCAGCGGTTCAACCACCCGGCGCAGTGCGCCGATAGTGCCCTTATGCCGATGGATAAAAAACGCATCTTTGATGACTTTTCGTTTGACGGCTTCCGACCAGCTTTCATCCCAGCGATCAACCGACCATGTCCAGGCCAGATAGGGCAACAGCTCGACCGGGCAGGTGTCGGGATTCCAGATCTGGCGCAGGGGAATCGGCACGTTTTCCACACTGGCGCCAGTCGTCGCGACCGCATGCTCCAGTGTGGATGAACCGGGGGGAAGCAGGGGGCTTTTATTCATCCGTGCCCCCCAATATCAGGGTGTAGCCAGTGCAATGCGACGCCTGGGTATCATCCAGTACGATGTCTGCTGCCGGACTGGCTAACTCTACCCGCTGAACGCCTTCCACATGCAATG from Dickeya zeae NCPPB 2538 encodes the following:
- a CDS encoding phage tail protein I, whose translation is MNKSPLLPPGSSTLEHAVATTGASVENVPIPLRQIWNPDTCPVELLPYLAWTWSVDRWDESWSEAVKRKVIKDAFFIHRHKGTIGALRRVVEPLGYLIRIKEWWQTGDVPGTFRLDIGIQESGITEESFQELERLIADAKPVSRQMLGLNINLDTQGTVSLGASSYSGDELTIYPYFPETISISGEEFTGGAIHLIDDLNVGG
- the smrA gene encoding DNA endonuclease SmrA is translated as MTPDEKALFLNAMDDVKPLKPSSTVVHLKSSFPNVTPHRMQEPELDNFLITGFLDLVSCDTPLEFKREGIQQGVVDKLRQGKYALDASLNLLRQPIETCRQNLFAFMLRAQQENLRNLLIIHGKSRHDKSHANVVRNYLLRWLQQFDAVQACCVAQPFHGGTGACYVSLRKSEQARQDNRERHSKRSR
- a CDS encoding phage tail protein, which encodes MSTKYFALLTNIGAAKLANATALGSHLAITQMAVGDGGGSLPTPTPAQTKLVNEKRRAPLNALSVDPQNTNQIIAEQVIPETEGGWWIREIGLYDSDGDLIAVANCADTYKPQLQEGSGRVQTVRMILIVNSADAITLKIDPAVVLATRQYVDDKAIEVKAYADSQLNAHITAANPHPQYAPLNSPALTGVPSAPTADKSTNSTQLATTAFVKNTALLKEQNGADIADKSAF
- a CDS encoding phage tail protein, which codes for IPLPWPQATPPAGWLKCNGQAFDKNAFPKLAQVYPGGVLPDLRGEFIRGWDDGRGVDAGRSLLSIQGDAIRNITGAISGGSVFFDAFVGAFYDYGTRSGVSATSYSSVNLSDDFAFDASRVVPTANENRPRNIAFSYIVRAA